The nucleotide window CTCGAGGCGCGTGTAGATCCAGTTGCGCTGCTCGTGGTTGGAGATGTGCATGAACTCCACGCCGAGCGTGTTCGCATACACCTTCTTGAGGCGGGCCAGGAGCTCGCGCAGCTTCAGGCGCTGACCGCCACCGGCGTAGTTGCCGCAGTCGAACTCAGTGTCGAGGTCGGCGTCGCTGAGGCCGTGGAAGGCCAGGCCCAGATCCGGCGCGGGGAGCTTTTCGCTCAGACCCAGCGGATCGAGGTCGGCAGCCAGGTGGCCGCGCGAACGGTACGCGGTGAGGATACGCAGGACGCCAGCCTGTTTGCGGGCGTGCGCGTCATCGACGGGGCCGGCAGCGGTGGCAGCGGCGAATCGCTGCTTTTGTGCGGCCTCGATACGCGCAATGGCCGCGGAATGGGGGACATCGCCCGCCTCGCGGCCCTTGAAGGTCTCGAAGTATTGATTCCATTCGGCAGGAACCGACGAAGGGTCGGCCAGCCAGGACTCGTACTGCTGCTCGACATAATCGGCGTTGCCGCCGGCGAGTTGGGAAGAATCGAAGAACTCGCGAATCAGATTAGTGCTCACGTCACCACCGGTGAGGAAGGGAGGCTTGCAGCCACCCGACGACCAGGGAGGATGGCTGGAAAAAATCTCGTTAATTATAGCCCCGGGGTGCTGCGACGCGGCAACCCGGGGCGCCGCTTTTAGATGGGGTCAAAGTAGGAAAATTCGACCAGCCGGGTACCGACCATCGTCGTAGATCAGGGGTTTGTCGAATTTTTGATCAATCTGCGATGTAAACGACGCGTGAGCAGTCGTTCAGTTGGCAGTCGAGTCGGGCAGCGATGTGACGTGTCCGTGGCGCGGCGTCAAAGATCCAGCGGCTGCAAAACCGTGGCCCGGGCGGCCCGCTCCCAAACCTGTTCGAAGTGGCGAAGCAGGGGTGCCTGACCCGCGCGATCGCCAGCGGCCGTGCGTCCGATGGGACGGTTGGCCTCCGGCTGGAACACGAAACCGCCCTGGTCATTGAGCAGATAGGCCGAGCCATAGGCGAGGTCCAGCTCCTCCACGGGCGTGCGCACCTGGATCACGCTGGGCAGGCGCTGAGCGAGACCGATCAGGCGGTGCCCGTCGCGCAAGGCGGCATCCGGGCCATGGATCAGCAGACGGATTGATGCGCCGCGACCGGATGTGGCGAGCTGGCGCAGGGCATCGATCTCGGCCGGGGTCGCAAAAGCTTCGCCATCGAGCAACGGCTGATACATACATAGGGTGTGTCGCGCGCCCTGCAGGTTGGCAACGCGTGCGTCGGTCAGTTCCGCGCGCGTGCCGAAGGCGGACGAAGGCGTCATGGCAGGAGGGACACTATCGACCGCTCCG belongs to Dyella terrae and includes:
- a CDS encoding GNAT family N-acetyltransferase, translating into MKLQDFHLAPASWSREGDQEALRDIRMEVFVVEQSVPESLEWDELDADSVHVLARDDAGRPIACGRLTPLKKIGRMAVRQDWRGSGVGRAILRELVARARSQGLDEVRLDAQVAAIGFYEREGFEAYGGVFDDAGIPHRGMRLALAGAVDSVPPAMTPSSAFGTRAELTDARVANLQGARHTLCMYQPLLDGEAFATPAEIDALRQLATSGRGASIRLLIHGPDAALRDGHRLIGLAQRLPSVIQVRTPVEELDLAYGSAYLLNDQGGFVFQPEANRPIGRTAAGDRAGQAPLLRHFEQVWERAARATVLQPLDL